From the Desulfovibrio sp. JY genome, one window contains:
- a CDS encoding argininosuccinate synthase, producing MSAIKKVVLAYSGGLDTSVILKWIKKTYDCEVITVTCDLGQEEELDGLEEKALRTGASKAYIDDLREEFAKDFIFPMLRAGAIYEGRYLLGTSIARPLIAKRLVEVARAEGAQAVAHGATGKGNDQVRFELTTGVLAPDLRTIAPWREWDFASRTDLINFAKENGIPVPSDKKGSDHSMDRNLLHLSFEGGELEDPWNEPGPDTYLLTVPVEKAPDTPDVIAIDFEHGDPVAVDGEKLSPASLIKLLNTLGGKHGIGRIDMVENRFVGMKSRGVYETPGGTILHIAKRDLEGICLDREVMHLRDGLIPKYAEMVYNGFWYGPERKALQAMIDEASDRVTGTVRVKLYKGQAYPVGRKSPNSLYNPKLATFEKDEIYNQADASGFIKLVGLRLRGLGK from the coding sequence ATGAGCGCCATCAAGAAAGTCGTCCTCGCCTATTCCGGCGGTCTCGACACCTCCGTCATCCTCAAATGGATCAAGAAGACGTATGACTGCGAGGTCATCACCGTCACCTGCGACCTGGGCCAGGAAGAGGAACTCGACGGCCTGGAGGAAAAGGCCCTGCGCACCGGCGCGTCCAAGGCCTACATCGACGACCTGCGCGAGGAATTCGCCAAGGACTTCATCTTCCCCATGCTGCGGGCCGGGGCCATCTACGAAGGCCGCTACCTGCTCGGCACCTCCATCGCCCGGCCGCTTATCGCCAAGCGCCTGGTCGAGGTGGCCCGGGCCGAAGGCGCCCAGGCCGTGGCCCACGGCGCCACGGGCAAGGGCAACGACCAGGTCCGCTTCGAGCTGACCACCGGCGTTTTGGCCCCCGATCTGCGCACCATCGCCCCCTGGCGCGAATGGGATTTCGCCTCGCGCACCGACCTTATCAATTTCGCCAAGGAAAACGGCATCCCCGTCCCCTCGGACAAGAAAGGCTCGGACCACAGCATGGACCGCAATCTGCTGCACCTAAGCTTCGAGGGTGGCGAGCTGGAAGATCCCTGGAACGAGCCCGGCCCCGACACCTACCTCCTCACCGTGCCCGTGGAGAAAGCCCCGGATACCCCGGACGTCATCGCCATCGATTTCGAACACGGCGACCCGGTGGCCGTTGACGGCGAAAAGCTTTCGCCGGCGTCGCTCATCAAGCTGCTCAACACCCTTGGCGGCAAGCACGGCATCGGCCGCATCGACATGGTCGAAAACCGCTTCGTCGGCATGAAGTCGCGCGGCGTCTACGAGACCCCGGGCGGCACCATCCTGCATATCGCCAAGCGCGACCTCGAAGGCATCTGCCTCGACCGCGAGGTCATGCACCTGCGCGATGGGTTGATCCCCAAGTACGCCGAGATGGTCTACAACGGCTTCTGGTACGGCCCGGAACGCAAGGCCCTGCAAGCCATGATCGACGAAGCCTCCGACCGCGTCACCGGCACCGTGCGCGTCAAGCTTTACAAGGGCCAAGCCTACCCGGTCGGCCGCAAGTCGCCCAACAGCCTCTACAACCCCAAGCTCGCCACCTTCGAAAAGGACGAGATCTACAACCAGGCCGACGCGTCCGGCTTCATCAAGCTGGTCGGCTTGCGCCTGCGCGGGCTTGGGAAGTAG